One Acidobacteriota bacterium DNA segment encodes these proteins:
- a CDS encoding ABC transporter permease — MDWTAILLTGLAGVLATAGPLVMAAIGEALSERAGVVNLSLNGTLILSAMTGFAVAVATGSLAAGFLGGAAVGAAAALLVAAAGITLRQSQVAVGFVLALTLRDLAYFLGTPFIGAAGPRLDVLPVPVLERLPVVGSLLFRQDVMTYASFLLVAVAWVWIYRTRPGLTLRGLGEQPAAAFVRGADVTRLRYLYTVAGGALVGLAGPMYSLSVKAGWKGTISGLDGLGWIALALTIFGGWHPLRIAAGAYLFAFLQWLGVVLQPFLPGIPSQVLQVAPFPFMILTLVLVNVGQAEWTGRLLALMPEGGRRRLAGLLRLLRANPPAALGQTFERE; from the coding sequence TGGCCGCCATCGGCGAAGCCCTCTCGGAGCGTGCCGGCGTCGTCAACCTGTCCTTGAACGGAACGCTGATCCTGTCGGCGATGACGGGATTCGCCGTCGCGGTCGCCACCGGCAGCCTGGCCGCAGGCTTCCTGGGCGGCGCGGCCGTGGGCGCCGCTGCGGCGCTGCTGGTGGCCGCCGCCGGCATCACCCTGCGCCAGTCGCAGGTGGCGGTGGGCTTTGTCCTCGCGCTCACGCTCAGGGACCTGGCGTACTTTCTGGGCACGCCCTTCATCGGCGCTGCCGGACCGCGGCTCGACGTCCTGCCCGTGCCGGTGCTGGAACGGCTGCCCGTCGTCGGCTCGCTGCTGTTCCGGCAGGATGTCATGACCTACGCCAGCTTCCTCCTGGTCGCGGTGGCCTGGGTGTGGATCTACCGCACTCGGCCCGGCCTCACCCTGCGCGGCCTGGGCGAACAACCCGCCGCCGCCTTCGTCCGCGGCGCTGACGTGACCCGGCTGCGGTACCTGTACACCGTGGCCGGCGGCGCGCTGGTGGGACTGGCGGGGCCGATGTATTCGCTCAGCGTAAAGGCCGGGTGGAAAGGCACCATCAGCGGTCTCGACGGCCTGGGCTGGATTGCGCTGGCCCTCACCATCTTCGGCGGCTGGCATCCGCTGCGGATCGCCGCGGGGGCCTATCTCTTCGCCTTTCTCCAGTGGCTGGGTGTGGTCCTGCAGCCGTTCCTGCCCGGCATCCCCAGCCAGGTGCTTCAGGTGGCGCCGTTCCCCTTCATGATCCTCACCCTGGTGCTGGTGAACGTGGGTCAGGCCGAGTGGACCGGCCGCCTGCTCGCCCTCATGCCCGAGGGCGGTCGTCGCCGCCTGGCCGGCCTACTCCGCCTGCTGCGGGCCAATCCGCCGGCGGCCCTGGGCCAAACCTTCGAACGCGAGTAG